The Miscanthus floridulus cultivar M001 chromosome 17, ASM1932011v1, whole genome shotgun sequence genome has a window encoding:
- the LOC136517575 gene encoding uncharacterized protein isoform X2, with the protein MATPPQEMDLEQHGDNMPGKGGAGQVYWSNAMSSFVLKYLADLVASGTKTTSGFKQAHLNSCARALYEKLGVQRTGGQVGNHLRKWKRIYAKIEKLKNLNGAVWDEHNCIISLDAEHYNNHIKDHREDANYLNIPIEHYHEMATICGKNLAAAYAKGSNEPLGVEVTETYNAPTVAETGAYANGSNEPLGVEVTETDSEPIMTETDYAPIVTETDNAPTVTETDNAPTVTGTDNAPKPTSSEPSEQIVAHDGTHSGNNGAESSGTKQPPSKKQRIYTDDDLVVLMSRTLGELASSIKKLSEQPDLPVPKGLYEELKSIPGFDEAHLEHYYAYLCENPPLARAFYALPQLSSKVIWVARYIKNHRSELM; encoded by the exons ATGGCGACGCCTCCGCAG GAGATGGACCTAGAGCAACATGGGGACAACATGCCTGGCAAGGGTGGAGCTGGACAGGTCTATTGGTCCAACGCAATGTCTAGTTTTGTACTCAAATATTTGGCTGACCTAGTTGCGAGTGGAACTAAAACCACGAGTGGCTTCAAGCAAGCTCATCTTAACAGTTGTGCCAGAGCTTTGTATGAGAAGCTGGGTGTCCAGCGCACCGGTGGACAAGTTGGTAACCATCTTAGGAAGTGGAAAAGGATTTATGCAAAGATTGAGAAGCTGAAGAACTTGAATGGAGCTGTTTGGGATGAACATAATTGCATAATCAGTCTTGATGCAGAGCATTACAATAATCATATTAAG GACCACCGTGAAGATGCCAACTACTTGAACATTCCGATTGAGCACTATCATGAGATGGCCACTATATGTGGCAAAAATTTGGCAGCTGCATATGCTAAAGGATCAAATGAGCCACTTGGTGTTGAAGTGACTGAAACATATAATGCACCAACTGTGGCTGAAACCGGTGCATATGCTAACGGATCAAATGAGCCACTTGGTGTTGAAGTGACTGAAACGGATAGTGAACCAATTATGACTGAAACAGATTATGCACCAATTGTGACTGAAACAGATAATGCACCAACTGTGACTGAAACAGATAATGCACCAACTGTGACTGGAACAGATAATGCACCAAAACCCACGTCTAGTGAGCCAAGTGAACAAATTGTTGCTCATGATGGAACACACTCAGGCAATAATGGTGCAGAGTCCTCAGGTACTAAACAGCCAccatcaaagaagcagaggaTATATACTGATGATGACTTGGTTGTGTTAATGAGTCGGACCCTTGGCGAACTTGCTTCGTCTATAAAAAAGCTTTCTGAACAACCTGACCTTCCTGTTCCAAAGGGGTTGTATGAAGAGCTAAAGAGCATCCCAGGGTTTGATGAGGCACATCTTGAGCACTACTATGCTTATCTGTGTGAGAATCCTCCACTTGCAAGGGCATTTTATGCACTGCCTCAACTTTCTAGCAAAGTTATATGGGTGGCTAGGTACATCAAGAATCACAGGTCCGAACTAATGTAG
- the LOC136517573 gene encoding uncharacterized protein isoform X1 codes for MCAYFKLPRQESPSEMDLEQHGDNMPGKGGAGQVYWSNAMSSFVLKYLADLVASGTKTTSGFKQAHLNSCARALYEKLGVQRTGGQVGNHLRKWKRIYAKIEKLKNLNGAVWDEHNCIISLDAEHYNNHIKDHREDANYLNIPIEHYHEMATICGKNLAAAYAKGSNEPLGVEVTETYNAPTVAETGAYANGSNEPLGVEVTETDSEPIMTETDYAPIVTETDNAPTVTETDNAPTVTGTDNAPKPTSSEPSEQIVAHDGTHSGNNGAESSGTKQPPSKKQRIYTDDDLVVLMSRTLGELASSIKKLSEQPDLPVPKGLYEELKSIPGFDEAHLEHYYAYLCENPPLARAFYALPQLSSKVIWVARYIKNHRSELM; via the exons GAGATGGACCTAGAGCAACATGGGGACAACATGCCTGGCAAGGGTGGAGCTGGACAGGTCTATTGGTCCAACGCAATGTCTAGTTTTGTACTCAAATATTTGGCTGACCTAGTTGCGAGTGGAACTAAAACCACGAGTGGCTTCAAGCAAGCTCATCTTAACAGTTGTGCCAGAGCTTTGTATGAGAAGCTGGGTGTCCAGCGCACCGGTGGACAAGTTGGTAACCATCTTAGGAAGTGGAAAAGGATTTATGCAAAGATTGAGAAGCTGAAGAACTTGAATGGAGCTGTTTGGGATGAACATAATTGCATAATCAGTCTTGATGCAGAGCATTACAATAATCATATTAAG GACCACCGTGAAGATGCCAACTACTTGAACATTCCGATTGAGCACTATCATGAGATGGCCACTATATGTGGCAAAAATTTGGCAGCTGCATATGCTAAAGGATCAAATGAGCCACTTGGTGTTGAAGTGACTGAAACATATAATGCACCAACTGTGGCTGAAACCGGTGCATATGCTAACGGATCAAATGAGCCACTTGGTGTTGAAGTGACTGAAACGGATAGTGAACCAATTATGACTGAAACAGATTATGCACCAATTGTGACTGAAACAGATAATGCACCAACTGTGACTGAAACAGATAATGCACCAACTGTGACTGGAACAGATAATGCACCAAAACCCACGTCTAGTGAGCCAAGTGAACAAATTGTTGCTCATGATGGAACACACTCAGGCAATAATGGTGCAGAGTCCTCAGGTACTAAACAGCCAccatcaaagaagcagaggaTATATACTGATGATGACTTGGTTGTGTTAATGAGTCGGACCCTTGGCGAACTTGCTTCGTCTATAAAAAAGCTTTCTGAACAACCTGACCTTCCTGTTCCAAAGGGGTTGTATGAAGAGCTAAAGAGCATCCCAGGGTTTGATGAGGCACATCTTGAGCACTACTATGCTTATCTGTGTGAGAATCCTCCACTTGCAAGGGCATTTTATGCACTGCCTCAACTTTCTAGCAAAGTTATATGGGTGGCTAGGTACATCAAGAATCACAGGTCCGAACTAATGTAG
- the LOC136517575 gene encoding uncharacterized protein isoform X1: MCAYFKLPRQESPSEMDLEQHGDNMPGKGGAGQVYWSNAMSSFVLKYLADLVASGTKTTSGFKQAHLNSCARALYEKLGVQRTGGQVGNHLRKWKRIYAKIEKLKNLNGAVWDEHNCIISLDAEHYNNHIKDHREDANYLNIPIEHYHEMATICGKNLAAAYAKGSNEPLGVEVTETYNAPTVAETGAYANGSNEPLGVEVTETDSEPIMTETDYAPIVTETDNAPTVTETDNAPTVTGTDNAPKPTSSEPSEQIVAHDGTHSGNNGAESSGTKQPPSKKQRIYTDDDLVVLMSRTLGELASSIKKLSEQPDLPVPKGLYEELKSIPGFDEAHLEHYYAYLCENPPLARAFYALPQLSSKVIWVARYIKNHRSELM, encoded by the exons ATGTGCGCCTACTTCAAATTGCCTAGACAAGAATCCCCATCG GAGATGGACCTAGAGCAACATGGGGACAACATGCCTGGCAAGGGTGGAGCTGGACAGGTCTATTGGTCCAACGCAATGTCTAGTTTTGTACTCAAATATTTGGCTGACCTAGTTGCGAGTGGAACTAAAACCACGAGTGGCTTCAAGCAAGCTCATCTTAACAGTTGTGCCAGAGCTTTGTATGAGAAGCTGGGTGTCCAGCGCACCGGTGGACAAGTTGGTAACCATCTTAGGAAGTGGAAAAGGATTTATGCAAAGATTGAGAAGCTGAAGAACTTGAATGGAGCTGTTTGGGATGAACATAATTGCATAATCAGTCTTGATGCAGAGCATTACAATAATCATATTAAG GACCACCGTGAAGATGCCAACTACTTGAACATTCCGATTGAGCACTATCATGAGATGGCCACTATATGTGGCAAAAATTTGGCAGCTGCATATGCTAAAGGATCAAATGAGCCACTTGGTGTTGAAGTGACTGAAACATATAATGCACCAACTGTGGCTGAAACCGGTGCATATGCTAACGGATCAAATGAGCCACTTGGTGTTGAAGTGACTGAAACGGATAGTGAACCAATTATGACTGAAACAGATTATGCACCAATTGTGACTGAAACAGATAATGCACCAACTGTGACTGAAACAGATAATGCACCAACTGTGACTGGAACAGATAATGCACCAAAACCCACGTCTAGTGAGCCAAGTGAACAAATTGTTGCTCATGATGGAACACACTCAGGCAATAATGGTGCAGAGTCCTCAGGTACTAAACAGCCAccatcaaagaagcagaggaTATATACTGATGATGACTTGGTTGTGTTAATGAGTCGGACCCTTGGCGAACTTGCTTCGTCTATAAAAAAGCTTTCTGAACAACCTGACCTTCCTGTTCCAAAGGGGTTGTATGAAGAGCTAAAGAGCATCCCAGGGTTTGATGAGGCACATCTTGAGCACTACTATGCTTATCTGTGTGAGAATCCTCCACTTGCAAGGGCATTTTATGCACTGCCTCAACTTTCTAGCAAAGTTATATGGGTGGCTAGGTACATCAAGAATCACAGGTCCGAACTAATGTAG